The window TAGTTTTCGTAGATGAATAACTTGTCGGCTGAACAGGTGCGCAAGCCCCATAATTTGAAGCCATTGTGATTGACGCAACAAGTGATGCCTTGTTCGTTCAGATAGTTGACATCGGTCGCACTGTCGTTAATGTCAAATGAAAGTGGTTTAGTCACGCCAGTGACGCCAGTTAAACCTTTGTTAGAAATGCAAGTGTGCCAGCCGTATTCTTTATCTTGATACGCACGCATTGCTGCTGCACGGACGACTGCATAATCCACTTCGGTTTCTTTGGTGTTCGGGTTGAACGATAAGAAGTCACCGAAAATCAGCATTAATTCACGCTGTGAGAAATTACGGCGATAAGTGACCGCTTCTTCTTTGGTTTTTGCTGTTGCGCACGATGCATACACAAATCCATTCAGTTTTTTCGCCACGCTTAAAAGCTCGGTGGTGACATCTTGGCTGTCATACTTCGGCACGCAGAAAATACGCGGTTTCACGCCACAAACGGCAGCAGATACCAAGAACGCTTTTAAGCCAGTGTAATTGCCGTCGCTGTCCACTGTGCCGATGACGTTTGCTTTCATGGTGCTTTCATCGTCGCTTTCTTCCACTCGAATGACGACCACTTTACAATTCACGATGTCCGCAATGCCATCTAACGCACGGGATAATGTGCCTTGTTTACCCGCTTTCGCTTGAACTTCGGCGGTAATACCTGTTAAAAGAGTGGGTTTATTGAGTGGGAAAACAGTTGCATCTGCATCTGCTGCCGTTGCCACTAAACCGATCACGGCAGTGGATGATGTGGTGAGTGTTCGCAAGGCTTCGGCAATTTCCGTTACCTTGACCCCATGGAGATATTCATCAGACATATTTTAGCCCTATGGTTTCTATTGGTTAAATAATGTCTTTATTGTGATCGAGAGAATGGAGCAGTGCGAGCAGTTGGAAGTGTGAAAAACGGGGTGACAAAATGCGGCCAAAATTGACCGCACTTTAAAATTAAAC is drawn from Haemophilus parainfluenzae and contains these coding sequences:
- a CDS encoding phage tail sheath subtilisin-like domain-containing protein; this encodes MSDEYLHGVKVTEIAEALRTLTTSSTAVIGLVATAADADATVFPLNKPTLLTGITAEVQAKAGKQGTLSRALDGIADIVNCKVVVIRVEESDDESTMKANVIGTVDSDGNYTGLKAFLVSAAVCGVKPRIFCVPKYDSQDVTTELLSVAKKLNGFVYASCATAKTKEEAVTYRRNFSQRELMLIFGDFLSFNPNTKETEVDYAVVRAAAMRAYQDKEYGWHTCISNKGLTGVTGVTKPLSFDINDSATDVNYLNEQGITCCVNHNGFKLWGLRTCSADKLFIYENYTRTAQVLKDTIAQSFDWAVDKNISVMLVKEIVEAINAKWREYVAKGYLVGGKAFINSSLNTAATLKDAKLLVSYDYCPVPPLEQLGFNQYISDEYLVEFAAEIAKVGA